Proteins encoded in a region of the Halodesulfovibrio marinisediminis DSM 17456 genome:
- the ilvN gene encoding acetolactate synthase small subunit, whose protein sequence is MANHARTVLDIHVNNHPGVMAHVTGLFSRRAFNVEAILCLPVEDSTTSRIWLLVNEDGRLDQMMRQMRKLQDVYEVNAIAEYTKVFSDLASVMSTESNQVVTE, encoded by the coding sequence ATGGCTAATCATGCACGTACTGTTTTAGATATTCATGTAAACAACCATCCTGGTGTGATGGCACATGTGACAGGCCTTTTTTCACGACGTGCGTTTAACGTAGAAGCTATTTTGTGTCTGCCGGTAGAAGATAGCACTACAAGCCGAATCTGGTTGTTGGTGAACGAGGATGGTAGGCTTGATCAGATGATGCGGCAGATGCGTAAGCTTCAGGATGTGTATGAAGTCAATGCAATAGCTGAGTATACTAAAGTTTTTTCTGATCTAGCTTCTGTGATGAGTACTGAATCGAACCAAGTTGTAACAGAATAA